The following proteins are co-located in the Paenibacillus sp. JNUCC32 genome:
- a CDS encoding cell division protein FtsQ/DivIB: MSKTHMPVLKQDKPKPKTAKKIIWILLLLFAALLTILFFRSSVSQVTEIHFTGNTFNTNEQLTKQSGLHIGDQYFGVDPALVQERLMKLGTIKTAEVVKSFPGEVSIVVTEHPTVAYELSDSGELQAILSSGTSVPVTASGIAVEKPILTNWDANDPNKAKLSKVLAEIPGSLTSDISEIMPSPTLSFPDRIKMYTRSKFEVITSVSLLRDKVEYLNQVTEIERPGVITMLEADSYVPFEEEVGEDAEEGQ, translated from the coding sequence ATGTCCAAGACACATATGCCTGTCCTGAAGCAGGACAAGCCCAAACCGAAAACGGCCAAAAAAATCATATGGATTCTTTTGCTGCTGTTTGCAGCTCTGCTGACGATCCTGTTTTTCCGGTCGTCGGTCAGCCAAGTTACCGAGATTCATTTTACAGGTAATACGTTTAATACAAATGAGCAGCTTACCAAGCAAAGCGGACTCCACATCGGAGACCAGTACTTTGGCGTCGACCCCGCACTCGTGCAGGAGCGCCTGATGAAGCTGGGCACGATTAAGACGGCCGAAGTGGTCAAGAGCTTTCCCGGCGAAGTCAGTATTGTGGTGACGGAACATCCTACGGTTGCCTATGAGCTGTCCGACAGCGGCGAGCTCCAAGCGATTCTGTCGAGCGGTACCTCGGTTCCCGTCACGGCAAGCGGCATTGCCGTGGAGAAGCCGATTCTGACCAATTGGGATGCAAACGACCCCAACAAGGCCAAGCTCAGCAAAGTACTTGCCGAGATTCCGGGCAGCCTGACTTCGGACATTTCGGAGATTATGCCATCGCCAACGTTATCTTTTCCAGATCGGATCAAGATGTATACGCGTTCCAAATTCGAGGTCATTACTTCGGTTTCCTTGCTCCGTGACAAGGTAGAGTACTTGAATCAGGTTACCGAAATAGAGCGGCCGGGCGTGATTACGATGCTGGAAGCCGATTCTTACGTGCCGTTTGAAGAAGAAGTTGGAGAAGACGCCGAGGAAGGGCAATAA
- the sigE gene encoding RNA polymerase sporulation sigma factor SigE, with protein sequence MPVKWRLALQLQYYRVLFMLGLKSQEIYYIGGSEALPPPLTKEEEEFLLKKLPTGDAATRAMLIERNLRLVVYIARKFENTGINIEDLVSIGAIGLIKAVNTFDPEKKIKLATYASRCIENEILMYLRRNNKTRSEVSFDEPLNIDWDGNELLLSDVLGTENDTIYRNIEEQVDRKLLQKALDKLSDRERMIMELRFGLQDGEEKTQKDVADLLGISQSYISRLEKRIIKRLRKEFNKMV encoded by the coding sequence ATGCCCGTTAAATGGAGATTAGCGTTGCAGCTGCAGTATTACCGCGTACTTTTTATGCTGGGTTTGAAGAGTCAGGAAATCTACTATATCGGAGGAAGCGAGGCGCTTCCGCCTCCGCTAACGAAAGAGGAAGAGGAGTTCTTGCTCAAAAAGCTGCCTACCGGCGATGCGGCCACCCGGGCCATGCTGATCGAACGTAATCTGCGTCTGGTCGTTTATATCGCCCGCAAATTCGAGAACACCGGCATTAACATCGAAGATTTGGTATCGATCGGTGCCATCGGTTTGATTAAGGCGGTGAATACGTTTGACCCCGAGAAAAAAATCAAGCTGGCCACGTATGCCTCGCGCTGCATTGAAAACGAAATTTTGATGTACCTGCGCCGGAATAACAAAACGCGAAGCGAGGTCTCGTTCGACGAGCCGCTGAATATCGATTGGGACGGCAATGAATTGCTCCTGTCCGACGTATTGGGCACCGAGAACGACACCATCTACCGCAACATCGAGGAGCAGGTCGACCGGAAGCTGCTGCAAAAAGCACTCGATAAATTGAGCGACCGGGAACGCATGATTATGGAGCTTCGTTTCGGCCTGCAGGACGGGGAAGAAAAGACGCAAAAAGACGTGGCAGACCTGCTTGGAATCTCGCAATCCTACATTTCCCGATTGGAGAAGAGAATCATTAAACGGCTCCGCAAAGAATTCAACAAGATGGTGTAA
- a CDS encoding YggS family pyridoxal phosphate-dependent enzyme produces MSLKERIDQVEQRITEACARSGRDRNDVNMIAVTKYVSLDMTASVLDHGLLHIGENRWQDAQAKWNALGNRGTWHFIGHLQTNKVRDVIDKFQYIHSLDRLSLAHELEKRAAALNLQVSALMQVNISGEESKYGLPPEQAAEFLKEINSLSHVKVTGLMTMAPYESSAEQTRPVFRGLRQLRDELNEQALTAEPLTELSMGMSNDFEVAIEEGATWVRLGSILVGKEED; encoded by the coding sequence TTGAGTTTGAAGGAACGTATCGATCAAGTGGAACAGCGAATAACGGAGGCTTGCGCAAGAAGCGGCAGGGACCGGAATGATGTGAATATGATTGCGGTCACGAAATATGTCTCCTTGGATATGACGGCTTCGGTACTGGATCACGGACTTTTGCATATCGGCGAGAACCGCTGGCAGGATGCCCAGGCGAAGTGGAATGCACTCGGCAACCGCGGCACATGGCATTTCATCGGCCATCTTCAGACCAATAAGGTCCGGGATGTCATTGATAAATTTCAATATATTCATTCGCTCGACCGCTTGTCTTTGGCCCATGAGCTGGAGAAGCGGGCGGCTGCGCTGAATCTGCAGGTATCCGCCTTGATGCAGGTCAATATCTCGGGTGAGGAATCCAAGTACGGCTTGCCTCCCGAGCAAGCAGCCGAGTTTTTGAAGGAAATCAACAGTCTTTCGCACGTAAAGGTAACCGGACTCATGACCATGGCTCCATACGAATCGTCGGCGGAGCAGACGCGTCCTGTATTTCGTGGTTTAAGACAACTAAGAGATGAGCTGAACGAGCAGGCGCTTACGGCGGAGCCATTGACCGAATTGTCCATGGGCATGTCCAATGACTTTGAAGTTGCCATAGAGGAAGGGGCGACCTGGGTGCGTCTCGGCTCAATTTTAGTAGGGAAAGAGGAGGATTGA
- the murA gene encoding UDP-N-acetylglucosamine 1-carboxyvinyltransferase: MDKLVIEGGRPLSGTIRIHGAKNAALPILAASLLAEGTVRLSNVPHLLDIEVMLSILGRLGSKCKHELETVTVDTSSANSFHVPEDLMKQMRSSIFLMGPLLARFGEVTIYQPGGCAIGERKIDLHLKGLQALGAEIEESNDKIHCRASRLIGTDIHLDFASVGATENIMMAAATALGTTVLTNAAREPEIQDLQHFLNKMGANIIGAGTDTITIHGVERLEPCEYEIIPDRIVAGTVMIAAAVTRGSVTLTKTNPSHLTSLIHVLKRAGVQTSICNDIINISCMSRPKAVERIVTSPYPSFPTDLQSQVMVLLSLADGFSVMKETVFEGRFKHVEELSRMGADISTDLNYAFIRGVQRIYGATVEATDLRAGAALVIAGLAAQGTTVVEQVHHIDRGYDRIENMFQGLGARIYRQSPVPKPLDLAN; the protein is encoded by the coding sequence TTGGACAAATTGGTGATTGAGGGCGGAAGGCCCCTATCAGGAACCATACGTATCCATGGAGCAAAAAATGCAGCTTTACCTATTCTAGCAGCAAGTCTTCTTGCAGAAGGGACTGTAAGATTAAGCAATGTCCCGCATCTGCTGGATATTGAAGTGATGCTCAGCATTCTCGGCCGTCTCGGCTCCAAATGCAAGCATGAGCTGGAGACGGTGACCGTGGATACCTCGTCGGCCAATTCGTTTCATGTCCCGGAAGATTTAATGAAGCAGATGCGATCCTCCATCTTTTTGATGGGACCTCTGCTGGCCCGTTTTGGCGAAGTGACGATCTACCAGCCCGGAGGCTGCGCGATCGGAGAACGCAAGATCGACCTCCATCTTAAAGGATTGCAGGCGCTTGGTGCGGAAATCGAGGAGAGCAACGATAAGATCCATTGCAGGGCCAGCCGTTTGATCGGAACCGATATTCATCTGGATTTTGCCAGCGTGGGGGCGACGGAGAATATCATGATGGCAGCTGCAACGGCGCTCGGCACGACGGTGCTCACCAATGCCGCGAGAGAGCCTGAAATTCAGGACCTTCAGCATTTCCTGAATAAAATGGGAGCGAACATTATCGGGGCAGGAACGGATACCATAACGATCCATGGCGTGGAGCGCCTGGAGCCTTGCGAGTATGAGATCATTCCGGACCGGATCGTAGCCGGAACTGTCATGATCGCAGCAGCGGTCACCCGCGGCAGCGTAACGCTTACAAAGACCAATCCGTCCCATTTAACTTCCCTTATACATGTGCTGAAGCGCGCCGGTGTTCAAACCAGTATATGCAATGATATAATAAATATAAGCTGCATGAGCCGTCCTAAAGCTGTGGAACGAATCGTGACTTCGCCGTATCCTTCTTTCCCGACTGATTTGCAATCCCAGGTCATGGTCTTGCTGTCCTTGGCGGACGGGTTTAGCGTGATGAAAGAGACGGTATTCGAAGGACGGTTCAAGCATGTGGAGGAACTCTCCCGCATGGGGGCGGACATTTCCACGGATCTGAACTATGCGTTCATACGCGGCGTTCAGAGAATTTACGGAGCCACCGTGGAAGCAACCGATCTTCGGGCTGGAGCGGCGCTCGTCATTGCCGGTTTGGCCGCGCAGGGAACGACCGTGGTGGAACAAGTTCACCATATTGATCGCGGTTATGATCGTATTGAAAACATGTTCCAAGGTTTAGGCGCACGGATCTATCGTCAGTCCCCGGTGCCAAAGCCGCTTGATTTAGCCAATTGA
- a CDS encoding cell division protein SepF gives MGVMNRFMNFLGLQEEEEVVEREVLASQEEPVEATPFDHRKNQKSGNIVSIHSQKNVKVVLVEPRSYDEAQEIADHLRSFRTVVVNLQRVRNDQALRIIDFLSGTVYALSGGISKVGGNIFLCTPDTVEIQGSISEILADEHEYNRMR, from the coding sequence ATGGGCGTGATGAACCGGTTTATGAATTTCTTGGGACTGCAAGAGGAAGAAGAAGTTGTGGAACGCGAGGTTCTGGCCTCGCAGGAAGAGCCGGTGGAGGCAACGCCGTTTGATCATCGGAAAAACCAAAAGAGCGGCAATATCGTTAGCATTCATTCGCAGAAGAACGTTAAGGTTGTATTAGTCGAGCCTCGTTCATATGATGAAGCACAGGAGATTGCAGATCATCTGCGGTCATTCCGAACGGTTGTGGTCAACCTTCAGCGCGTGAGGAATGATCAGGCGCTGCGCATTATCGATTTTCTTAGCGGAACCGTTTATGCGCTTAGCGGCGGAATCTCGAAGGTGGGCGGGAACATCTTCCTATGCACGCCGGATACCGTTGAGATCCAAGGTTCGATCTCGGAGATTCTAGCAGACGAGCATGAATATAACAGAATGAGGTGA
- a CDS encoding YlmC/YmxH family sporulation protein has protein sequence MIPDNQMVGKKMKISDFQTKDVINIIDGKRLGQISDLELDLRQGRIEAIVVPSYGKFMGLFGGGSDLIIPWRNIVKIGSDVVLVKMEELRRTPDDQEPVEYLDRPDRRSF, from the coding sequence ATGATACCTGATAATCAAATGGTGGGGAAAAAGATGAAAATTTCCGATTTTCAAACAAAGGATGTTATTAATATCATCGACGGCAAGCGGCTCGGGCAAATCAGCGATTTGGAGCTGGATTTGCGGCAGGGCCGGATTGAAGCGATCGTGGTGCCGAGCTACGGCAAATTCATGGGGCTGTTCGGCGGCGGAAGCGATCTGATCATACCGTGGCGGAATATCGTCAAGATCGGCTCGGACGTGGTCCTTGTCAAAATGGAGGAACTGCGGAGAACGCCGGATGATCAGGAACCGGTGGAGTATCTGGATCGTCCTGACCGTCGATCCTTCTAA
- the pgeF gene encoding peptidoglycan editing factor PgeF yields the protein MEPFVSQDRQTPSLFVLEKWEGKSAAALTAGFTGRHGGVSRIPYDSLNLAFHVGDEPGDIVENRKRVAAALGFSLEDWTCGEQVHGIRIGVVHDKDRGRGSLDRASAYQDTDGLVTDVPGVLLTSFYADCVPLYFWDPVTGAVGLAHAGWKGTVGAIAEQMVVRMSAEYGSLPRNLHAAIGPSIGECCYEVDDRVMERVRELGIEGFSGDKVTNSAFYIDKGHGKYMLNLKEINRHIMIKAGILAEHIECTSWCTSCNHDRFFSYRKDGGTTGRMASWIGMRKR from the coding sequence ATGGAACCGTTTGTTAGTCAAGATCGGCAGACACCGAGTCTGTTTGTGCTCGAAAAATGGGAAGGGAAGTCAGCGGCCGCACTCACGGCCGGGTTCACGGGCCGGCATGGCGGCGTGAGCCGGATACCCTATGACAGTTTGAATTTGGCCTTTCATGTCGGAGACGAGCCGGGCGACATTGTCGAGAACCGGAAGCGGGTCGCCGCGGCGCTTGGCTTTTCTCTCGAAGACTGGACGTGCGGCGAGCAGGTGCACGGCATCCGGATTGGCGTCGTTCATGATAAGGACAGGGGCAGAGGGAGCTTGGACCGGGCCTCGGCCTATCAAGATACGGACGGGCTTGTAACCGATGTTCCCGGCGTGTTGCTGACTTCCTTCTACGCCGACTGCGTGCCGCTGTATTTCTGGGACCCGGTCACGGGCGCCGTCGGTCTGGCCCACGCTGGCTGGAAGGGAACCGTGGGTGCCATAGCCGAACAAATGGTGGTCAGGATGTCTGCGGAATACGGAAGCTTGCCTCGGAACCTCCATGCAGCCATCGGTCCGTCGATCGGCGAATGCTGTTACGAGGTGGATGATCGGGTCATGGAGCGTGTCCGCGAACTCGGAATCGAAGGATTCTCAGGCGATAAAGTTACAAATTCAGCTTTTTATATCGACAAGGGACACGGGAAATACATGCTGAACTTGAAAGAAATAAACAGACACATTATGATTAAAGCAGGAATATTGGCGGAACATATCGAATGTACATCATGGTGTACAAGCTGCAATCACGATCGGTTCTTCTCCTATCGCAAAGATGGAGGGACTACGGGTCGGATGGCGAGTTGGATCGGGATGAGAAAGAGGTGA
- the ftsA gene encoding cell division protein FtsA, whose amino-acid sequence MSNNDIIVSLDIGTSKVRAIIGEVNNGTFNIIGVGSADSEGIRKGAIVDIDQTVQSIRSAVDHAERMVGIQISEVYVGISGNHIGLQSSHGVVAVSNEDREIGEEDIDRVLKAAEVVALPPDREIIDVVAKQFVVDGLEGISDPRGMIGVRLEVEATIITGAKTAIHNLLRCVEKSGLKVKDLVLIPLGAGQLALSKDEKTMGSVLVDVGAGSTTLAVFEGGSIAATSTLPVGGDFVTNDIAYGLRTLTDQAEKVKLKYGCALIESAAHEVTFKVTRIGSNVDKEFTQEDLAAIIEPRVQEIFQLVRQEIKRLGYSELPGGYILTGGTMSMPGVLQVAQNELATSVRIAVPDFIGVRDPGYCSGVGILHNAIRNVRVRNTGGSNNSSGNSKKPVNRAKQQNPVAATQETSQKPGFIERLKKMFSEFI is encoded by the coding sequence TTGAGCAACAATGACATCATTGTTAGTTTGGACATCGGTACATCCAAAGTTCGTGCTATTATTGGGGAAGTTAATAATGGAACCTTTAATATTATTGGAGTTGGATCTGCCGACTCGGAGGGAATTCGCAAAGGTGCAATTGTAGATATCGACCAGACCGTACAATCCATTCGCAGCGCTGTTGATCATGCGGAGCGTATGGTCGGTATTCAAATATCCGAAGTTTATGTCGGCATATCTGGAAATCATATCGGACTTCAATCCAGCCACGGCGTTGTGGCAGTATCGAACGAGGATCGCGAAATTGGTGAAGAGGACATTGACCGCGTGCTGAAGGCAGCGGAAGTCGTTGCGCTTCCTCCCGATCGTGAAATTATCGATGTGGTTGCTAAACAGTTTGTAGTTGACGGTTTGGAAGGAATCTCTGATCCGCGAGGAATGATCGGCGTAAGGCTGGAAGTGGAAGCGACGATTATAACTGGCGCCAAAACGGCAATACATAACCTGTTACGCTGCGTGGAGAAATCAGGTCTGAAAGTGAAGGATCTGGTGTTGATTCCGCTTGGTGCGGGACAGCTGGCCTTGTCCAAGGACGAGAAAACGATGGGGTCCGTGCTGGTCGACGTCGGAGCGGGCTCAACCACGCTGGCTGTGTTCGAGGGAGGCAGCATTGCCGCAACCTCCACGCTTCCGGTAGGCGGGGATTTCGTGACGAATGATATCGCATACGGCCTGCGAACGCTGACGGATCAAGCAGAGAAGGTTAAACTGAAGTACGGGTGCGCGCTGATCGAGAGTGCCGCACACGAAGTAACGTTCAAGGTAACGAGAATTGGAAGCAATGTGGACAAGGAGTTCACTCAAGAGGATCTGGCAGCTATCATAGAACCTCGCGTTCAGGAAATATTCCAATTAGTGCGCCAAGAAATCAAGCGCTTGGGTTACAGTGAGCTTCCTGGTGGTTATATACTTACTGGGGGCACTATGTCCATGCCTGGTGTGCTGCAGGTGGCACAAAATGAGCTGGCGACTTCCGTACGGATTGCGGTTCCCGATTTTATCGGTGTTCGTGATCCGGGATACTGCAGCGGAGTCGGCATCCTCCATAATGCAATCCGGAACGTACGCGTACGGAATACAGGAGGAAGCAACAACAGCAGCGGAAATAGCAAGAAACCGGTGAACCGCGCTAAGCAGCAAAATCCTGTCGCAGCAACTCAGGAGACCAGCCAGAAGCCGGGATTTATTGAACGCCTGAAAAAGATGTTCAGCGAGTTTATATAG
- the sigG gene encoding RNA polymerase sporulation sigma factor SigG, with translation MTRNKVEICGVDTSKLPVLTNVEMRELFHNLQQNNERSAREKLVNGNLRLVLSVIQRFNNRGEFVDDLFQVGCIGLMKAIDNFDLSQNVKFSTYAVPMIIGEIRRYLRDNNPIRVSRSLRDIAYKALQVRDQLTNANSREPTIFEISEALNVPKEDVVFALDAIQDPVSLFEPIYHDGGDPIYVMDQISDDKNKDVSWIEEIALREAMHKLGQREKMILSMRFYEGKTQMEVADEIGISQAQVSRLEKSAIKQMQKHVKT, from the coding sequence ATGACGCGAAACAAAGTTGAAATTTGTGGTGTGGATACGTCAAAACTGCCTGTTCTGACGAACGTGGAAATGAGGGAGCTGTTTCATAATCTGCAGCAGAACAATGAACGGTCGGCCCGAGAAAAATTGGTGAACGGCAACCTGAGACTGGTGCTCAGCGTCATCCAAAGGTTTAACAATCGGGGAGAGTTCGTTGATGATCTGTTTCAGGTAGGCTGCATCGGATTGATGAAGGCCATCGACAATTTTGATTTATCGCAAAATGTTAAATTTTCCACTTATGCCGTACCGATGATTATCGGAGAAATACGTCGATACTTAAGGGACAATAACCCGATTCGCGTCTCCCGATCACTGCGCGATATTGCCTACAAGGCACTTCAGGTCCGGGATCAGCTGACCAATGCGAATTCGCGCGAACCAACGATTTTTGAAATTTCCGAAGCGCTGAATGTGCCCAAGGAAGACGTTGTTTTTGCACTCGATGCCATTCAAGATCCCGTTTCGCTGTTTGAGCCGATTTATCATGACGGTGGCGATCCGATATATGTGATGGATCAAATCAGTGATGACAAGAACAAGGATGTGTCCTGGATTGAGGAAATCGCTCTCCGGGAAGCGATGCACAAGCTCGGGCAGCGCGAAAAAATGATTCTATCCATGCGGTTTTACGAAGGCAAAACCCAGATGGAAGTTGCCGATGAAATCGGTATCTCCCAAGCCCAAGTGTCGCGCTTGGAGAAGTCGGCGATCAAGCAGATGCAAAAGCACGTCAAAACTTAA
- the murB gene encoding UDP-N-acetylmuramate dehydrogenase, with product MQQWKSLLSEANVGAVLWNEPLAKYTTWKIGGPADCLIVPENKEQLKELVTLLHAHHIPWTQLGRGSNMLVADKGIRGAVIKLGQGFEELRFDGETVTAGGSLSFVKLSVLAGKQGLSGLEFAGGIPGSVGGAVYMNAGAHGSDVSRIFKSADIVLETGELVTYAAKDMVFDYRHSILHERKGIVTEAVFELRQGDRKEITAVMASYKDRRRRTQPLQSATAGSVFRNPPGDHAARLIEAAGLKGLRIGGAEVSLQHANFIENTGQATAEDVLALMERIKETISEKNGIQMVPEVYVLGER from the coding sequence ATGCAGCAGTGGAAATCGCTACTATCAGAGGCCAATGTCGGAGCAGTGTTATGGAATGAACCGCTGGCAAAATATACGACATGGAAAATAGGCGGACCAGCCGATTGCCTGATTGTTCCTGAGAACAAGGAACAGCTCAAGGAACTGGTCACTCTTCTCCATGCCCATCACATACCTTGGACACAGCTGGGCCGCGGTTCAAACATGCTGGTTGCCGATAAAGGAATTCGGGGAGCGGTCATCAAGCTGGGCCAGGGTTTTGAGGAGCTTCGTTTTGACGGAGAGACGGTAACTGCAGGCGGCAGTCTGTCTTTTGTCAAACTTAGTGTTCTGGCCGGAAAACAAGGATTATCCGGGCTCGAATTTGCCGGAGGCATTCCTGGATCGGTCGGAGGGGCCGTCTACATGAATGCGGGTGCCCATGGGTCTGATGTGTCACGCATATTCAAGTCCGCTGACATTGTACTGGAAACAGGGGAATTGGTTACGTATGCTGCGAAAGATATGGTGTTTGATTACCGACACTCCATTCTGCATGAACGAAAAGGGATTGTGACTGAAGCGGTATTTGAGCTCCGTCAAGGAGACCGCAAGGAGATTACAGCCGTTATGGCCTCCTATAAGGACCGTCGCCGGCGTACGCAGCCACTCCAATCCGCAACGGCAGGCAGCGTATTTCGAAACCCGCCCGGCGACCATGCGGCGAGGTTGATCGAGGCTGCCGGTCTCAAGGGCCTGCGGATCGGAGGCGCGGAAGTTTCTTTACAGCATGCCAATTTCATCGAGAACACCGGTCAAGCGACAGCAGAGGACGTGCTCGCTTTGATGGAACGCATCAAGGAAACCATATCGGAGAAGAACGGAATTCAAATGGTTCCTGAGGTGTACGTTCTGGGCGAGCGGTAA
- the spoIIGA gene encoding sigma-E processing peptidase SpoIIGA: MVVYIDLIFLANLVIDAVLLALTAWMRRVKPTWWRLALSSVIGALYVVMMFVPQLSFLFTFLIKFGLSLIMLWVAFGFVSLQSYLRNLGAFYMVNFAAAGGIIGFHYLVQNSGELFSGIWYTTSGGLSFELKVGFWFACITFFVVVFAFKAVQTTKRKTENREALLGEVSVWIGSAKIGCVGLLDTGNQLSDPLTRTPVMVMEAELWEAYLPQGWSKQLMEGEPDKLIMGLAAEEFEWQDRLRLVPYRGVNRGAAFMLALKPDMVRVELGGFEYAASKVLIGLDGGTLSGDRAYRAIIHPALTEGEGTPKNAQPAITGDSQNHEATGLKSGEAKTAG, encoded by the coding sequence CTGGTTGTTTATATTGATCTCATATTTTTGGCAAACCTCGTCATTGACGCCGTTTTGCTGGCTTTGACCGCCTGGATGCGGAGAGTGAAGCCAACATGGTGGAGGCTTGCATTATCCTCTGTGATCGGCGCTCTGTATGTCGTCATGATGTTTGTCCCGCAATTGTCGTTTTTGTTTACCTTTCTCATCAAGTTTGGACTATCGTTGATCATGCTGTGGGTGGCTTTCGGCTTTGTGAGCTTGCAGAGTTATCTTCGGAATTTGGGAGCTTTTTACATGGTGAATTTTGCAGCTGCCGGAGGCATTATCGGTTTTCATTACTTGGTCCAAAATTCGGGAGAGTTGTTCAGCGGGATATGGTATACGACATCGGGCGGGCTATCCTTTGAATTGAAGGTGGGATTCTGGTTTGCGTGCATTACCTTTTTTGTAGTTGTATTCGCGTTTAAAGCCGTTCAGACCACGAAACGAAAAACCGAGAACCGGGAAGCCTTGTTGGGAGAAGTGTCCGTATGGATCGGCAGCGCCAAAATAGGCTGCGTGGGTCTGCTTGATACTGGTAACCAATTGAGCGATCCCTTGACGCGCACGCCGGTTATGGTGATGGAAGCAGAACTATGGGAAGCCTACCTGCCCCAGGGATGGAGCAAACAGCTGATGGAGGGGGAACCGGACAAATTAATCATGGGGCTGGCGGCAGAGGAATTCGAATGGCAGGACCGCCTGCGGCTTGTTCCGTATCGCGGCGTCAACCGGGGGGCTGCATTTATGCTTGCGCTGAAGCCTGACATGGTGCGAGTCGAGCTGGGGGGATTTGAATACGCGGCATCCAAGGTGCTGATTGGTCTTGACGGCGGGACGCTTTCGGGAGACAGGGCATACAGGGCCATCATCCATCCGGCGTTGACGGAAGGTGAGGGGACGCCGAAGAATGCACAACCTGCCATAACGGGCGATTCTCAGAATCATGAGGCGACCGGTCTGAAATCAGGCGAAGCCAAGACTGCAGGATAA
- a CDS encoding YggT family protein has protein sequence MTYEIYSIVGTLFQIYFYMILVYVLMSWLPNVRESFVGELLGKLVEPYLAPFRRFIPPIMGMIDISPIIALFVLQLAQRGVYAILGYFL, from the coding sequence TTGACCTACGAAATTTACAGTATCGTTGGAACGCTGTTCCAAATTTATTTTTACATGATCTTGGTCTACGTCTTAATGTCATGGCTTCCGAATGTGAGGGAAAGCTTTGTCGGAGAGCTGCTTGGCAAGCTGGTAGAGCCATACTTGGCGCCTTTCCGCCGGTTCATTCCGCCGATTATGGGCATGATCGATATTTCCCCGATTATCGCGCTGTTCGTGCTGCAGCTGGCACAGCGCGGCGTATACGCCATTCTCGGATATTTCCTCTAG
- the ftsZ gene encoding cell division protein FtsZ: protein MLEFDFEMESLAQIKVIGVGGGGSNAVNRMIENGVQGVEFITVNTDAQALHLAKSEHKLQIGDKLTRGLGAGANPDVGKKAAEESRDLIMNTLKGADMVFVTAGMGGGTGTGAAPVIAEIAKECGALTVGVVTRPFTFEGRKRASQAELGIEALKEKVDTLIVIPNDRLLEIVDKKTPMLEAFREADNVLRQAVQGISDLIQVPGLINLDFADVKTIMTERGSALMGIGLATGENRASEAARKAIMSPLLETSIEGARGVIMNITGGTNLSLYEVNEAAEIVTSASDPEVNMIFGAIIEESMKDEIKVTVIATGFESKPSPIPPGRRPAMPQGEQQQQQQPETDKSNVNLKPFGNQSNDQLDIPTFLRNRTRNND, encoded by the coding sequence ATGTTGGAATTTGATTTTGAAATGGAGAGCTTAGCTCAAATAAAAGTAATCGGAGTAGGCGGCGGCGGAAGCAACGCCGTTAACCGAATGATTGAAAATGGTGTGCAGGGCGTTGAATTCATTACGGTCAATACGGATGCTCAGGCACTCCACCTTGCAAAATCCGAACATAAACTGCAAATCGGGGACAAGCTCACTCGCGGTCTTGGTGCCGGCGCCAATCCTGACGTAGGCAAGAAGGCTGCGGAAGAATCCCGTGATTTGATCATGAACACCCTGAAGGGTGCCGATATGGTATTCGTTACAGCCGGTATGGGTGGCGGTACAGGTACTGGAGCTGCGCCTGTCATCGCTGAAATTGCTAAGGAGTGCGGGGCATTAACGGTTGGGGTTGTCACTCGTCCGTTTACGTTCGAAGGACGCAAGCGTGCTTCCCAAGCGGAGCTTGGCATCGAAGCATTGAAAGAGAAAGTGGACACACTGATCGTCATTCCGAATGATCGCTTGCTGGAGATCGTGGATAAGAAGACACCGATGCTGGAAGCGTTCCGAGAAGCAGATAACGTATTGCGTCAAGCCGTTCAGGGCATTTCTGATCTGATCCAAGTGCCGGGTCTGATCAACCTTGACTTTGCCGACGTGAAAACGATCATGACAGAACGCGGCTCGGCTCTGATGGGTATTGGATTGGCTACTGGTGAAAACCGTGCCTCCGAGGCTGCCCGCAAGGCGATCATGAGCCCGTTGCTTGAAACCTCAATCGAAGGTGCCCGCGGTGTGATCATGAATATTACGGGAGGAACCAATCTTTCCTTGTATGAAGTGAATGAAGCGGCCGAGATTGTAACATCTGCTTCCGATCCGGAAGTAAACATGATCTTCGGTGCGATCATTGAGGAAAGCATGAAGGATGAAATCAAGGTCACGGTTATCGCTACCGGCTTTGAGAGCAAGCCTTCTCCAATCCCGCCGGGACGTCGTCCTGCAATGCCGCAAGGGGAACAACAGCAACAACAGCAGCCGGAAACGGACAAGAGTAATGTGAATCTGAAGCCGTTTGGCAATCAGAGCAATGATCAGCTTGATATTCCTACTTTTCTTCGCAATCGTACCCGTAATAATGATTAA